The Leptolyngbyaceae cyanobacterium genome window below encodes:
- the cobO gene encoding cob(I)yrinic acid a,c-diamide adenosyltransferase, with protein MKTDSDRETTDTPDKSTLAETSDQYKRKMQRRKEVQAQRLAERTKEKGLIVVHTGNGKGKTTAALGMVLRSLGHGYRVAIVQFIKGAWEPAEKAAFSRWEDLLEFHAMGEGFTWETQDKQRDVQKAQQAWQKALTFIHDREFKLVLLDEINVALKLGYLNVEQVLAGLAEKPEDSHVILTGRGAPPDLIEQADLVTEMTLVKHPFREQGVKAQPGIEY; from the coding sequence ATGAAAACTGATAGCGATCGAGAAACCACCGATACTCCGGATAAAAGCACTTTAGCCGAAACATCCGACCAATACAAGCGGAAGATGCAGCGACGCAAGGAAGTGCAAGCACAACGACTGGCGGAACGCACGAAAGAAAAAGGTTTGATCGTCGTTCACACGGGGAACGGAAAAGGAAAAACCACTGCTGCATTGGGGATGGTATTGCGATCGCTCGGTCACGGATACCGAGTTGCGATCGTACAATTCATTAAAGGAGCTTGGGAACCCGCCGAAAAAGCAGCCTTCAGTCGATGGGAAGACCTCTTAGAATTTCATGCAATGGGAGAAGGCTTCACTTGGGAAACGCAAGACAAACAACGAGATGTCCAAAAAGCGCAGCAAGCTTGGCAAAAAGCGTTAACCTTTATCCACGATCGAGAGTTTAAACTGGTATTGCTTGACGAAATCAATGTCGCTCTCAAATTAGGATATCTAAACGTAGAGCAAGTTTTAGCAGGACTAGCAGAAAAGCCTGAAGATTCCCATGTAATTTTAACTGGCAGAGGTGCGCCCCCAGACCTTATAGAACAAGCTGACTTAGTAACGGAAATGACTTTAGTGAAACATCCATTCCGCGAACAAGGAGTGAAAGCGCAACCAGGTATCGAGTACTAA
- a CDS encoding ferritin-like domain-containing protein gives MTADIHLIQTTINPVINSYKTSSEWLEYFQFNRQHLLSISWESSHRLNDIEKNNISNSIRSFQLGESSEGTNLLKAARAYAAVSGDTVYVEALKLFIAEEQRHAADLGRFMKQQGIALAKRHWTDSIFRKLRKLANLELAIVVLLTAEIIALVYYDALGKATRSLILKQICQQILHDENHHVCFQSQQLGKLRQYRSKWQLGCLELFHRSFFGATLLLVWFDHKKVFRAGSYTLMSFFQSAWREFDRAIAIM, from the coding sequence ATGACTGCTGATATCCATTTGATTCAAACTACCATAAACCCAGTCATTAATTCTTACAAAACATCTTCCGAATGGCTAGAATATTTTCAATTTAATCGTCAACATCTTTTATCAATATCTTGGGAATCTTCTCACCGTCTTAATGATATAGAAAAAAACAATATCTCTAACTCTATCCGCAGCTTTCAATTAGGGGAAAGTTCTGAAGGCACGAATTTATTAAAAGCGGCCCGTGCTTATGCGGCTGTCTCTGGAGATACGGTTTATGTAGAGGCTTTAAAGCTTTTTATTGCCGAAGAACAGCGGCACGCCGCTGATTTAGGTCGCTTTATGAAACAGCAGGGAATTGCTCTAGCCAAGCGACATTGGACGGATAGTATATTTCGCAAACTGCGAAAGTTAGCCAATTTAGAGTTGGCCATTGTAGTGCTGTTGACAGCAGAAATAATTGCTTTAGTGTATTATGATGCTTTGGGAAAAGCAACGCGATCGCTAATTTTAAAGCAAATTTGTCAACAAATTCTCCATGACGAAAATCATCACGTTTGCTTTCAATCCCAACAGTTGGGTAAACTGCGCCAGTATCGCTCAAAATGGCAATTAGGTTGTCTTGAATTATTCCACCGTTCATTTTTTGGTGCTACTTTATTACTAGTTTGGTTCGATCACAAAAAGGTTTTTCGTGCTGGGAGTTATACTTTGATGAGTTTCTTTCAATCAGCTTGGAGGGAGTTCGATCGGGCGATCGCCATTATGTAG
- a CDS encoding inorganic phosphate transporter has translation MIVLVALLAFYLAWNLGANDVANSMGTSVGSKAVTLRQALIIAGILEFTGAVLFGGEVSETLATEIVHPQLFASDPQVLLIGMVSVLIACGLWLQIATSFGLPVSSSHATVGAIAGFSWIAAGVGAVDWSSIGIITIGWVLTPIVSGSIAALFYSAIKRWILDQPNPIAQLREWIPWLSAALLGVFGVIVLPTLTKPVQVFLINQWGINIPAHDISLATGAIAAVGISLVNWRQLERREQRESARAQEQESERAQARIHPAAFPLPPASSRVERQLGKFQILSACFVAFAHGSNDVGNAIAPLAVISYIRQTQSVPLGDFHVPLWILVIGGLGIVGGLAVWGKNVITTVGENIISLKPSGGFSAELATATTVLLASRLGLPVSTSHALVGGVVGIGLVQNWRSIRLTTIRGIAAAWSITIPITAGLSAIIFVVARLVLSRL, from the coding sequence ATGATCGTACTCGTCGCCTTACTTGCTTTTTATCTCGCCTGGAACCTGGGAGCCAACGATGTCGCCAACTCGATGGGAACCTCGGTAGGTTCTAAAGCCGTTACTTTGCGGCAAGCACTGATCATCGCTGGTATCTTAGAGTTCACGGGTGCTGTTTTATTTGGCGGTGAAGTTTCTGAAACCCTCGCAACTGAGATAGTTCACCCTCAGCTGTTTGCTTCCGATCCGCAAGTTTTACTAATCGGTATGGTATCGGTATTGATAGCCTGTGGTTTGTGGTTGCAAATTGCTACTAGTTTTGGGCTTCCGGTTTCCTCTTCTCATGCTACGGTAGGTGCGATCGCGGGATTTAGTTGGATTGCGGCGGGAGTTGGTGCGGTAGACTGGTCATCGATCGGCATCATCACGATCGGTTGGGTATTAACTCCGATTGTGAGTGGCAGCATAGCCGCCTTATTCTACAGTGCGATCAAGCGCTGGATTCTCGATCAACCAAATCCCATCGCCCAACTGAGGGAATGGATACCCTGGTTGAGTGCAGCTTTGTTGGGAGTATTCGGGGTGATAGTGCTTCCCACTCTTACCAAACCGGTACAAGTATTTTTAATCAACCAGTGGGGAATTAATATTCCCGCCCATGATATCTCTCTGGCAACAGGTGCGATCGCAGCAGTCGGGATTAGTTTAGTAAATTGGCGACAACTGGAGCGCAGGGAACAGCGGGAAAGCGCAAGAGCGCAAGAGCAAGAGAGTGAGAGAGCACAAGCAAGAATTCACCCTGCTGCCTTCCCCCTGCCCCCTGCCTCTTCCAGAGTAGAGCGTCAATTAGGGAAATTCCAAATACTGAGTGCTTGCTTTGTGGCGTTTGCTCACGGTTCCAATGATGTGGGAAATGCGATCGCGCCTTTAGCTGTCATATCATATATTCGTCAGACGCAAAGCGTTCCTTTAGGTGACTTCCACGTTCCCTTGTGGATTTTAGTAATTGGCGGGTTGGGAATTGTCGGTGGTTTAGCAGTTTGGGGTAAAAACGTCATTACCACCGTTGGCGAAAATATCATTTCCCTCAAACCCAGTGGTGGATTTTCCGCCGAACTCGCCACCGCTACAACTGTTTTACTCGCTTCTCGACTCGGTTTACCCGTTTCCACCTCTCATGCTTTGGTAGGCGGCGTCGTTGGTATTGGTTTAGTGCAGAACTGGCGTTCCATTCGTCTTACCACAATTAGAGGCATTGCAGCTGCATGGTCGATCACCATTCCCATCACTGCCGGCTTGAGCGCTATTATCTTTGTGGTTGCCCGTCTGGTTCTATCTCGGTTATAG
- a CDS encoding Uma2 family endonuclease, which translates to MLQQRPAIPQTEPPLPAKETLPTMYDLPSENPEEPGLPDEFHSLQPQLLSRTLRLTDYPPSRIFAGSDLNLYYDVKNPLWYKRPDWFLVLDVPRLYEGTDLRSSYVIWQEGVSPFLVVELLSPGTEKEDLGELALIEEENTSEVRSTPESNGKPIREIPPKKWDVYERILRVPYYVVFSRYSDRLRGFKLDGGRYREQTIDAENPQFWIPELKLGLGIWQGEFEGISRRWLRWYDGEGNWLQTDAERERQKRLELAVKLKSLSPEQLAALGINVEDLE; encoded by the coding sequence ATGCTGCAACAGCGTCCGGCAATTCCCCAGACAGAACCGCCTCTCCCTGCTAAGGAGACGCTGCCGACGATGTACGATTTGCCAAGTGAAAATCCGGAGGAACCTGGTTTGCCTGACGAGTTTCATAGTTTGCAACCGCAGTTGCTTTCTCGCACCCTACGGTTGACAGATTATCCGCCCTCGCGCATCTTTGCCGGCTCCGATCTAAACTTGTACTACGATGTGAAAAATCCCCTCTGGTACAAGCGTCCCGACTGGTTTCTCGTCTTGGATGTACCGCGTCTCTACGAAGGTACCGATTTGCGTTCTAGTTACGTGATTTGGCAAGAAGGTGTGAGTCCATTTTTAGTGGTGGAACTACTATCACCAGGAACAGAAAAAGAAGATTTGGGAGAATTAGCGCTAATAGAAGAGGAGAATACTTCGGAAGTTCGTAGCACTCCGGAAAGTAACGGAAAACCAATTAGAGAAATACCGCCGAAAAAATGGGATGTTTACGAGCGAATTTTGCGAGTACCTTATTATGTTGTATTCAGTCGCTATAGCGATCGCCTACGGGGATTTAAACTAGATGGTGGACGCTACCGAGAGCAAACTATCGATGCTGAAAATCCTCAGTTTTGGATTCCCGAATTAAAATTGGGATTGGGAATTTGGCAAGGAGAATTTGAAGGCATTAGCCGTCGTTGGTTACGTTGGTATGACGGAGAGGGAAATTGGTTACAGACAGATGCGGAACGAGAACGACAAAAGCGACTGGAATTAGCTGTTAAGTTAAAATCGCTTTCTCCCGAACAGCTAGCAGCTTTAGGAATTAACGTTGAGGATTTGGAATAG
- the speY gene encoding deoxyhypusine synthase, translated as MSKKSGRKIAPSPMPKDIGVVDLIDNYFTAYNSARLREICHLLSREVFQEGVTVGVSLSGAMTPAGMGVAALAPLIRNGFIDWMISTGANLYHDMHFGLGFELYSGSPFVDDIKLREEGTIRIYDITFGYDVLLETDAFIRKILQAEEFQKRMGTAEFHYLLGKYVREVEKQLGIKHSSLLATAYECGVPIYTSSPGDSSIGMNVAAMALEGSQLIVDPMIDVNETAAIAYCARESGTSEQEGKSAAVIIGGGSPKNFLLQTQPQLHEVLGLEERGHDYFVQVTDARPDTGGLSGATPSEAVSWGKIDPEELPSTIVCYADSTIAVPIITAYAMNQCQPRQLKRLYDRRAEMMEKLIADFNKAKTKSPEEIPTAVAEEAEKEVTTSPTGRLMSQ; from the coding sequence ATGTCAAAAAAATCCGGTCGTAAAATCGCTCCTTCCCCGATGCCAAAAGATATTGGCGTGGTAGATTTAATCGATAATTATTTTACGGCTTATAATTCGGCGCGGTTGCGGGAAATCTGTCACTTACTCAGTCGGGAAGTTTTTCAGGAAGGCGTGACGGTGGGAGTCAGCCTTTCCGGTGCGATGACGCCTGCTGGGATGGGGGTAGCTGCTTTAGCGCCGCTAATTCGGAATGGCTTTATTGATTGGATGATCAGTACTGGTGCAAATCTTTACCATGATATGCACTTTGGCTTGGGTTTTGAACTTTATTCGGGCAGCCCGTTTGTCGATGATATCAAGTTGCGGGAAGAGGGTACGATCCGCATTTACGATATCACTTTTGGTTATGACGTGCTGCTGGAAACCGATGCTTTTATCCGCAAAATCCTTCAAGCAGAAGAGTTTCAGAAGCGGATGGGAACGGCAGAGTTTCATTACCTGCTGGGTAAGTACGTGCGGGAAGTGGAAAAACAGTTGGGAATCAAACATTCTTCCCTGTTAGCTACTGCTTATGAGTGCGGCGTTCCCATTTATACCTCTTCTCCGGGAGATAGTTCGATCGGGATGAATGTGGCGGCGATGGCGTTGGAAGGTTCCCAGTTAATCGTCGATCCGATGATAGATGTAAATGAAACCGCTGCGATCGCATATTGCGCTCGTGAATCTGGTACATCTGAACAAGAAGGGAAGAGTGCGGCGGTAATTATCGGTGGCGGTAGTCCGAAAAACTTCCTACTGCAAACTCAACCCCAATTACATGAAGTGTTGGGATTAGAAGAACGAGGACATGATTACTTCGTGCAAGTTACTGATGCACGTCCCGATACTGGCGGTTTGTCTGGCGCTACACCCAGCGAAGCAGTTAGCTGGGGGAAAATCGATCCCGAAGAGTTACCAAGTACGATCGTCTGTTATGCAGATAGTACGATCGCTGTGCCCATCATAACTGCCTACGCAATGAATCAGTGCCAACCTCGGCAACTAAAACGATTGTACGATCGCCGAGCCGAAATGATGGAAAAACTGATCGCCGATTTCAACAAAGCAAAAACCAAGTCACCGGAAGAAATTCCCACCGCCGTAGCAGAAGAAGCAGAAAAAGAAGTGACTACTTCTCCTACTGGTAGATTGATGTCTCAATAA
- a CDS encoding O-acetyl-ADP-ribose deacetylase, whose protein sequence is MVNNRISVIEADITQQQVEAIVNAANSSLLGGGGVDGAIHRAAGSQLLEECKKLNGCQTGDAKITRGYKLPAKWVIHTVGPVWRGGNNGEDELLASCYRRCMELAEQHDIHTIAFPAISTGAYGFPMERATKIAVREISDFMKINSSVEQVIFVCFSKKSLDSYLQVMKEICERE, encoded by the coding sequence ATGGTAAATAACAGAATTTCAGTTATTGAGGCTGACATTACTCAACAGCAAGTAGAGGCTATTGTCAACGCTGCTAATAGTTCTTTGTTAGGTGGCGGTGGTGTTGATGGGGCGATTCACCGTGCAGCCGGATCTCAATTATTGGAAGAATGTAAAAAACTGAACGGTTGTCAAACAGGAGATGCTAAGATTACCAGGGGCTACAAACTACCAGCTAAATGGGTTATCCATACAGTTGGCCCAGTTTGGCGAGGTGGCAATAATGGGGAGGATGAGTTGTTAGCCAGTTGTTATCGTCGATGTATGGAATTGGCAGAACAGCACGATATCCATACAATTGCTTTCCCAGCCATTAGTACTGGGGCGTATGGTTTCCCAATGGAAAGAGCCACCAAAATTGCTGTTAGGGAAATCAGCGATTTTATGAAGATAAATTCTTCAGTTGAGCAAGTAATATTCGTTTGTTTTAGCAAAAAATCATTGGATTCTTACTTGCAGGTGATGAAAGAAATCTGTGAAAGGGAATAG
- a CDS encoding type II toxin-antitoxin system HicB family antitoxin, protein MHYKVSTIIEKDEDGYYAYCPYLEGCQTLGDSLKKVKKIPLFPQGELNKKITMNY, encoded by the coding sequence ATGCACTACAAAGTCAGCACTATCATCGAAAAAGATGAAGATGGATATTATGCTTATTGTCCCTATCTTGAAGGATGTCAAACTCTAGGGGATTCTTTGAAAAAGGTAAAAAAAATCCCCCTGTTTCCACAAGGGGAACTCAACAAAAAAATTACAATGAATTATTGA
- a CDS encoding EamA family transporter, with product MGQMENHMGTQGENPQGAENALRALTEQLQSLKENLVAQLNEEVTQLQSEKSSLSSEIEQLRSQYQQLQSQQQVQQLAQLLAGHLQDQLRQQLNSSGTGVSQLPNNYNEKVYGVLSSLDSTISTTLKTLQQDISSYQSALSQQLGRMHSLEQQGEAILEALVSRIKVQLQQSIQTSPSGGPALGPGRSISDQPRISPTVPSVKPSPEPPTAPPTPPLQGSNFMTGVVLILISSLMFSLQNVVVRVILREQSIFSLFKLGGFISASAGNSLLILAMRMLFVAPLMAFVIAPWRYPNTWRDIKQLGNPSQRARLLSVVGSGFFLFLSQFFIYIALGNIPTGVATTIFFIYPTVTILLAWAIFRDKPTFLLALATISIYIGGYLTIPSANFAARAGTNIGLGALTAAISGIAFAVYVILIKVSKMHPIPFSVVNFSTILCLSVFVLLFGNTVPWLAFKVSPEMWPALWVSAVVLTFTSLVGYLLNNIGVPMMGPALASVVGASGPALTAVLALLIINEQLNVLQILGVVLVTVWVLGISVENLKPKAPPKSATK from the coding sequence ATGGGGCAAATGGAAAACCACATGGGAACGCAGGGTGAAAACCCTCAAGGAGCGGAAAACGCCCTCAGAGCGTTAACGGAGCAGCTGCAAAGTCTAAAAGAGAATTTGGTCGCCCAGTTAAATGAGGAGGTCACCCAACTACAATCGGAGAAATCCAGTTTATCAAGCGAGATCGAACAATTGCGATCGCAGTATCAACAACTGCAATCTCAGCAACAAGTTCAGCAACTCGCCCAATTACTGGCAGGACACTTGCAAGATCAATTGCGGCAGCAACTCAACTCCTCTGGAACTGGGGTTTCCCAGCTTCCCAATAACTATAACGAGAAAGTCTACGGTGTTCTGTCATCTCTGGATTCCACTATCAGTACTACTCTAAAAACCCTCCAACAAGATATCAGCAGCTACCAAAGCGCCCTTTCCCAACAGCTGGGACGGATGCACAGCCTAGAACAACAAGGAGAAGCCATTTTAGAGGCGCTAGTCAGCCGCATAAAAGTACAACTACAGCAAAGTATTCAAACTTCCCCTAGCGGTGGGCCGGCTTTAGGGCCGGGACGTTCTATATCAGACCAACCAAGAATTTCACCTACAGTCCCCAGCGTCAAACCATCACCAGAACCGCCTACTGCACCCCCAACACCACCTCTCCAGGGCAGTAACTTCATGACAGGGGTGGTGCTAATTCTGATTTCTTCTCTGATGTTTTCCTTGCAAAACGTAGTAGTCAGAGTAATTTTAAGAGAGCAATCCATCTTTAGCTTGTTCAAATTGGGAGGATTCATTTCTGCTAGCGCTGGCAACTCCCTGTTAATTTTGGCTATGCGAATGCTATTCGTTGCACCGCTAATGGCTTTTGTGATAGCACCTTGGCGATATCCAAATACGTGGCGAGATATCAAACAATTAGGAAACCCTTCTCAGCGTGCTAGGTTGTTGAGCGTTGTGGGTAGCGGTTTCTTTTTGTTTCTATCTCAATTTTTCATCTATATCGCTTTGGGAAATATCCCTACAGGTGTCGCTACCACCATCTTCTTTATTTATCCCACCGTTACTATTCTGTTAGCTTGGGCAATCTTTCGAGATAAACCGACTTTCCTGCTTGCCTTAGCCACTATTTCTATCTACATCGGAGGTTACCTGACTATTCCCTCTGCTAACTTTGCCGCTAGAGCAGGTACTAATATTGGTTTGGGAGCTCTTACCGCAGCAATTTCAGGGATAGCTTTTGCAGTTTACGTAATTCTGATCAAAGTTAGTAAAATGCACCCCATTCCTTTTAGTGTGGTGAATTTTTCTACTATCTTGTGCTTGTCCGTATTCGTTCTGCTGTTTGGCAACACTGTACCGTGGTTAGCGTTTAAGGTATCCCCAGAAATGTGGCCAGCACTCTGGGTAAGCGCTGTAGTGTTAACATTTACCAGTTTGGTGGGCTATCTACTCAACAATATTGGCGTACCTATGATGGGCCCCGCATTAGCCTCGGTAGTAGGAGCAAGTGGCCCTGCATTAACCGCAGTGTTAGCTTTGTTGATTATTAATGAACAGTTGAATGTCTTGCAAATACTCGGCGTTGTGTTGGTAACCGTCTGGGTACTTGGCATTAGTGTAGAAAATTTGAAGCCAAAAGCACCACCTAAATCTGCTACCAAATAG
- a CDS encoding RNA polymerase sigma factor, RpoD/SigA family, which yields MPTVTTETNNTTNQKFTADMVRTYLREIGRVPLLTREQEIVYGKQVQQMMSLLEAKDDLATSLKREPTQQEWADRTEMTEDGLREAIRRGQRAKQKMIEANLRLVVAIAKKYQKRNLEFLDLIQEGTLGLERGVEKFDPMRGYKFSTYAYWWIRQAITRAIAQQGRAIRLPIHITEKLNKIKKVQRELAQQLGRSATPAEIAQALELDTSQIREYLTIARQPISLDVRVGDNQDTELSDLLEDEGPSPEHYITQESLRNDLDELLEQLTPQQRQVLTLRFGLADGNALSLAKVGEQLNLSRERVRQLERQALDQLRRHRANVREYLAS from the coding sequence ATGCCAACAGTTACTACCGAAACTAATAATACTACCAACCAAAAATTCACGGCAGATATGGTTCGTACCTATCTGCGTGAGATTGGACGAGTCCCCTTGCTCACCCGCGAACAAGAGATAGTCTACGGTAAGCAGGTGCAGCAAATGATGTCTTTGCTGGAAGCGAAGGACGATTTGGCGACCAGTCTCAAGCGGGAACCGACGCAACAAGAGTGGGCCGATCGCACCGAGATGACCGAAGATGGTCTTCGGGAAGCCATCCGACGGGGACAACGGGCCAAACAAAAGATGATCGAGGCGAATTTACGCTTAGTAGTAGCGATCGCGAAAAAATACCAGAAGCGCAATCTAGAATTTTTGGATTTAATCCAAGAAGGTACTCTGGGATTAGAACGCGGTGTAGAAAAATTCGATCCCATGCGGGGTTACAAGTTTTCTACCTATGCTTATTGGTGGATTCGCCAAGCGATCACCCGCGCGATCGCTCAACAAGGTCGAGCCATTCGGTTACCGATCCACATCACCGAAAAACTCAATAAAATTAAGAAAGTACAGCGAGAACTGGCGCAGCAACTCGGTCGCAGCGCTACTCCCGCCGAAATCGCCCAAGCCTTAGAACTCGATACCAGCCAGATTCGGGAATATTTGACGATCGCTCGTCAGCCGATTTCTCTGGACGTGCGAGTAGGGGATAACCAAGACACCGAATTATCCGACCTGCTGGAAGACGAAGGCCCATCTCCGGAGCATTACATCACCCAAGAGTCCCTCCGCAATGACTTAGATGAACTCTTGGAACAACTGACCCCGCAGCAACGACAAGTGCTGACCCTGCGTTTTGGATTGGCAGATGGAAATGCCCTTTCCTTAGCTAAAGTAGGCGAACAGCTTAACCTCAGCCGGGAGCGCGTCCGTCAACTAGAACGTCAAGCCCTCGATCAATTGCGGCGTCATCGTGCTAATGTTCGAGAATATCTGGCTAGTTAA